Genomic DNA from Streptomyces sp. PCS3-D2:
TCAAGGTCCTCGACGTCGACGGCGCCGTGCACCGGGTCAAGGGCGGCTGGACCTCGACGGGGGAACCGTGGTCCTACGACGCCGAGCGCTACGCCTGGGTGGCGCGTCAGCGGGCGGCCGAGCAGCAGGCCATGCGTGACTACGCGGCGACCACGGGGTGCCGGATGGAGTTCCTGCGCCGGCAGCTCGATGACGACGAGGCCGGGCCCTGCGGCCGCTGTGACAACTGCGCCGGCGCCCGGTTCGCGGCCGAGGTGTCGACAGCCGCGCTCGACACCGCACGCGGCGAGCTGGGCCGCCCCGGTGTGGAGTTGGAGCCGCGCAAGATGTGGCCCACCGGGCTCGCCGCCGTCGGTGTCGACCTCAAGGGACGCATCCCCGCCGGGGAACAGGCCTCGACGGGCCGAGCCCTGGGCCGTCTGTCCGACATCGGCTGGGGCAACAGGCTGCGCCCGATGCTGGCCCCGCAGGCTCCCGACCAGCCCGTTCCGGACGATGTCGCACAAGCCGTGGTCGCGGTGCTCGCCGACTGGGCGCGCGGCCCCGGGGGGTGGGCCTCCGGCGCCCCCGACGCACCAGCGCGTCCGGTGGGCGTGGTCTCGCTGCCCTCGCGCAGCCGCCCCCAGCTGGTCGGCTCGCTGGCAGCGCGGATCGCCGAAGTCGGCCGAATGCCCTTGCTCGGCGCGGTCGCCTACACCGACCAGGTCCCCGAGTCCGGGCCGGCGTCCTCCAACAGCGCCCAGCGGGTCCGCGGCCTCCACCAGGCCCTGACGGTCCCGCAGGAGCTGGCGGCGGCGCTGGCGCAGACCCCCGGCCCGGTGCTCCTCGTGGACGACCGCGCGGAGAGCGGATGGACTCTCGCGGTGGGGGCCCGGCTCCTGCGACGCGCAGGCGCAAAGGAGGTGTTCCCGCTGGTGCTGGCGCTCCAGGGGTGACCCCGTGCGTCTTCCTCGGCGTGGCGGGGCAAGGATATGAACGGCATACCGGCGAATTCCGGTCGGCGTCGTCAATTGCTCGTTGCCGCATGCTCGGAAGCCACGCGAGAATTGGAGTGCTCCCGCTCGGCTCCTCGGCACCCTCCTGGGCCGCGCTGCGGCGCGCCCTGACTCCAGCCGTGCCCGTCCGCGGGCGTGTACCCGAAGGGAGGAACGTGACCTTCGGATTCACGCCGCCTTCGACTTCGTCCCTGGCAACAGCCACCGGCGGCGCGAGCCGGCACGGCAGACTGCTGGAACCGTCCGAGTGGATGTCGGCGGGCATTCCCCTGTTGCGCAATCCGCGCGACGTCGTCAGCGGCCTGCACTCCCGGCACAGTCCGGTTCCCTCGACCGCGGTGATCGCCGTCCTGGGCCCGGAGGAACAGCTCGTGGCGAGCGCTTCCTTCGTACAGCGCTCGGTGTCGGCCGACGGCTGGGAGTACCGCAACGCCCTGCTGTCCCGGCTGCGCCGGGTGCTCCCGCACGACCTGCGTCGGCGGACCCCGGTACGGACAGCCGTGCTCCTCTACTGCCGCGAGGGCGACGAGCGGTGGACCCCTGAGGACGGGGCCTGGATGTGGGGCCTTCGGGACGCCTGCACCCTGCACGGGCTGCGCTGCGGCGCGTACATCACGCTCACCCGTGACGGCTGGCAGGTGCTGGGCGAAGGGCGCGGTGGCCGGCGACCCAGCTCGGACTCGCGGCCGCAGCGGCTCGGCGACACCGTGGCCGAGTTCGCGCCGCTCGCCCTGCACACCGGTGGCGGTGCGGTCGAGGCCCTGCGCCGGACCGCCGCGCGCTGAGGTCATACCCGTCGCCGGGCCCGCCCGTCTCCGGTTCACGGCGCGGAGCCCGCTCGTGGGCAGGCCTCACGGCCGTACACGCGGAACGGACGTACGGCGGATCAGGCCCCGGCCGCCCACGCGGCCACGCCACGGACCCCGGCCGGGGCTTCAGCGGGGCCGGCTCAACGCCCGCCCCGCCCCTCGCCCATGCCGGGGTACAGGGCGTCAGACGCCCGCACCCAGAACGGAGTTGATCTGCTGCGGGTCACCGCACACGATCAGCAGCGCACCCGCCCGGGTGAGAGCGACCGGCAAGGAACCCGCTACGGTGTCAACCGGACCGCCATTGGCCGCGAAGACCACGACGGGACGACCGGCGGCACGCTTGACCTGGGCCGCGTCCGCGTAGAAGACGTCGTCCCCGGCATCGTGCAGGGCCCAGTAGGCGGGCTCGCCGAAAGACAGCTCGTGAGCGGCCCACGGGTGCGGGTCGCCGGTGGTGAGCACCAGGATGTCGCCGGGCGCGCGCCCGGTGTCGAGCAGCAGGTCCACGGCTTCTTCGGCCGCGTCCAGCGCACCATCGGCGGACGCCGGGATCAGCTGGATCTGCGGCACCGCCGCAGAGACGGACGGTGCGGTGGGGGCTGCGGGAACGGGTCCGGGGGTGGCCTGCGCCGCACGCTGCGCGGGGGGTGCGGGCCGGGCGGGACCGGGGCGGCCGGGCCGCGGGGCGGCGGCGGGACGCGGACCAGGTACGGGGCGGGGGGTCTGCGCGTTGCGGCTCGCGGCCGGCGTGACGCGGGGACCCTGGGCACTCTCGTGAATCTGAGGCTCCTCGATGGCGGGGGTGAGAGGCATGAGTTGACGTACTTCAAACGCCAGTACGAAACGTACCGGCCGGTGGCACATGTGTGCGATCAGAAATCGAAGCCGAGTTGGCCTCCGTTTTCCAGCTCCATCGAGTCTTCGCTGCGGCGCACCTTCTTCAGGTGGCGCCATCTGGGCAGCGCGTCGAGGTACGACCACGAGAGCCGGTGGTAGGGGGTGGGCCCCCGCTCCTCCAGGACCGCCCGGTGCACGGGCGAGGGGTATCCGGCGTTGGCGGCGAAAGCGAAGTCTTCGATTCCACCGCCCTGTTCACCGATTTCGGCCATCATGCGGTCGCGGCGGACCTTGGCGATGACCGATGCCGCGGCGACGGCGATACAGGACTGGTCGCCCTTGATCACCGTCCGAACCCGCCAGGGCGGGCCGAGATAGTCGTGCTTGCCGTCGAGTATCACCGCGTCGGGCCGCACCGGTAGGGCTCCCAGCGCACGCTGCGCCGCGAGCCGCAGGGCGGCCGTCATGCCCAGTTCGTCGATCTCCTCGGGTGTGGCGTGCCCGAGCGCGTACGCGGTGACCCAGGCCTCCAGGACGTCCAGCAGGGCATCGCGCCGCTTGGGGGTGAGCAGTTTGGAGTCCGTGAGTCCGGCGGGCGGCCGACGCAGGCCCGTGATCGCCGCGCACACGGTGACGGGACCGGCCCAGGCCCCTCGTCCGACTTCGTCGACCCCGGCGATGACCTTGGCGCCGGTGGTTGCACGGAGGGAGCGCTCGACGGTGTGGGTGGGTGCTTCGTACGGCATGGCGCCAGCAAGGGTACGCCGCCCCGGGCCTGCTGCACACCCCCGCCCCGGTCGGAGCGGCATGCGACCGACCTCGGACCCCACCGGACCGTCCCCCTCCGCCGCCCCTCCCCGTCTCAGACTCTGAGCAGCGGCACCATCACCTCGTCGATCAGTTCGGCCAGGTCGACGTCCCCCCATTCGCTCCCGCACACCTTGGCCCGATACATCAGCATCGCCGGAATGACGTCCACGACGAACGGACCCGTAGCGTCCGGCCGCACGTCCCCCCGCACGATCCCACGCAGCACAAGCTCCCTGATCAGACGCTGGGCAGGTTCCTGCAACCCGGACCAGATGACCCCATGAAACCGCTCCGCCGTCGCGTGATCGCATTCGTGAAGTACCGACCAGAGGGCCTGCCCGGCCTGGGAGTACATGACCTCCCTCGTACGGACACACAGCAGATAGAGGTCCTCACGGATCGATCCCGAGTCGGGAATCTCACCGATCCCAGGCAGGCCGGTGCGCAGCGCGTCGGCCACGAGGTCCACCTTCGAGGGCCAGCGCCGGTAGAGCGCAGCCTTCCCGGTCTGCGCGCCGGCCGCGACACCCTCCATGGTCAACGCGTTCCAGCCGACCGTACTCAGCTGCTCCAACGCCGCGTCGAGAATCGCCCGTTCGAGTTCGGGGCCCCTCCTGCGCCCCGGCGACGCCGATGACCAGCGCGAACCCACCATCTCCCCACCTCCGACCGGCCCGAGCCACCGACGCCGCATAGATTTCCAGCCTTAGTGAACGCTTGCGTTCACTAAGGCTGGACTCCTACCGTGGACCCCGTAGTGAACGACAGCGTTCACTATTTCACTTTGGGGGGATCCTCAGTGACAAGCTCTCAACTCGCCGCGCCCCGGATACCGGGGGCGGCACGCCGGGAGGGACGCCCCGGCGTGGCGCTCACCGTCATCGCCGCTTGCCAGCTCATGGTCGTCCTCGACGCGACCATCGTGAACATCGCGCTCCCGCACATCCAGACCGCGCTCGACTTCAGCACCACCGGCCTGTCCTGGGTGCTCAGCGCCTACACCCTCACGTTCGGCGGGCTGCTCCTGCTCGGCGGCCGGGCCGGCGACATCCTGGGCCGGCGCAGGGTGTTCCTGGCCGGAATCCTGCTCTTCACCCTGGCCTCGCTCCTCGGTGGCTTCGCCCAGGAACCGTGGCAGCTGCTCGCCGCCCGGGCCCTCCAGGGCGTCGGCGGGGCGATCGCCTCCCCGACCTCGCTCGCCCTGATCACGACGACCTTCCCCGAAGGCCCCGAGCGGAACCGGGCGTTCGGCGTGTTCGCCGCCGTTTCCGCAGGCGGTGGCGCGATCGGCCTGCTGGCAGGCGGCATGCTGACCGAGTGGCTCGACTGGCGCTGGGTGCTCTTCGTCAACGTGCCGATCGGCCTTCTGATCGCCGTGCTCACCCCGCTCTACATCAGCGAGTCCGAGCGCCACCCCGGCCGGTTCGACATCGCCGGAGCCCTCACCTCGACCATCGGCATGGCCTCGCTCGTCTACGGCTTCATCCGCGCCTCGGAGGAGGGCTGGCGCGACCCGCTCACCCTCGGGTCGTTCGCCGCCGCCCTGGTCCTGTTGACCCTCTTCGTCGTCATCGAGTCTCGGGCCCGTGAGCCGATCATCCCGCTGCGCATGTTCGCCGACCGCAACCGCACCGGAACCTACGTGATCATGCTCGGCCTCGCCGCGGCGATGTTCGGCATGTTCTTCTTCATCGTCCAGTTCGTGCAAAACGTGCTGGGCTTCTCACCGATCCGGTCGGGACTGGGCTTCCTGCCCGTCACGATCGCCATCGTCACCGCCGCCGGCCTCTCCCAGCGCTTCCTGCCGCGCTTCGGGCCCAAGCCCTTCATGGTCATCGGATCCGCGCTCACCGGCACCGGGCTGGCATGGCTGACCCTCCTGAGGACCGACAGCTCGTACCTCTCCGGCGTGCTGGGGCCGATGCTCCTGTTCGGCTTCGGCATGGGCCTGAACTTCGTGACGCTGACCCTCACCGCCGTCTCCGGGGTGGACCCGAAGGAGGCCGGCGCGGCCTCCGGACTGTTGAACGCGAGCCAGCAGGTCGGCGGCTCGCTCGGCCTGTCCATCCTCGTCACCGTCTTCGGCACGGCCAGCCGCGAGGAGGCCGCGAAGCAGGTCCCGGCCTTCCTGTCCCAGGCGGATCCCCAGGCCGCGGCCGCCTTCCGGGAGACCGGGCGGCTGCCCGACCCCTGGGGGGACCTCGTCCTCGCCCAGGGGATCTCCACCTCGTTCATGGCCGCCGTGGCGATGGCCGGCCTCGCCCTGGCCACCGCCCTGCTGGTGATCCGGGTGCGCAAGAGCGACCTGGAGGCCCTGGCCGGGACCGCCGCGAAGGCCGGTCCGGCGGCCTGAATGTTCCTCGCCCACGCGGGTCGGGCTCGGGGAGCTCCCCGAGCCCGACCCGATCGGCGGGAGTCCTGCTACTCGCCCCGTGACCGCCTAGTGCTCGACCCGGCTGCCGAAGGCGCCCAGGCGCGAGCAGACCTCGTACGAAGCGGTCACCGGACGCTCGCGCAGGATCTGCCGGGCCCGGTACTCCCCCAGGCTCATCGCGTACCAGGGCACGTCGCCGGCCCTGGACAGGTCGTCGTTGATCCCGCGCAGGGCGCAGGACCGACGGGGCTCGGGCAGCCGGTCCAGGGCGGGGACGGCATCCGCGGACAGGGACTGGAAGTAGGCCAGGTCGATCTTCTGGTCCGTCTCGAAGCGGGCCACGTTCCGCTCGGCGACCATTCCATCCGGGGACAGCAGGCCGAAGACCATGACCGCCGCGGCGGCGCCGGCCGCGACCGCACGGGGCAGCCAGCGCGCACCGAACAGCCCGGCCGCCATGATCAGCACGATGACCAGCCCGAGCCAAAGCTCCATCGCAGCCACCGAGACGCGCAGCCTGGTCAGCCCGTAGGCGTCCACGTAGAGGTCCATGCGGCGCAGCGCGGCCGCGACCACGACGAGGGTCAGCGCGCACAGGATTCCGAGGACGACCCGGACCGTGCGCCGGTCGCCTGCCCCGGAGCGCGGGGCCCAGCGCAGGGCGAGGGCGATCACCGCGAGGGTGAGCAGGGTGGCCCAGAGCAACTGCCAGAATCCCTGGCGGGCGTATTCCGCGTAGGTGAGGCCGGTGCTCTCCAGGACCTGGTCGTAGCCGCCGAAGAGCACGGCCAGCTGGACCGCGTTGAACCCGGCGAAGAGCAGGTTGAGCACGACGAGCGGAAGAGCCCACTCGACCCGGGAACGCGGCCTGCCGGGGGCCACCCTGATCCGGTCCCAGCGCAGCGGGGCTGCCGCGGTACGGGCAGCCGCGATCGCGGTCACCGCGCCGAGGACGAAGAGCATGAGCCGGATGGGCCCGTCCTCGACCGACACGTCGGGTATCAGGCCGCCCAGGAGATCGGCGAAGGCCGCGTCGGCGGAGGCGAACAGGGCACCGAAGAGCACGAGCAGGGCCACGGCCACGGCGGCCGCCTTGGCGACCGGCAGCCAGCGGTCCTTGCCGATCCCTCCGCGCGAGCGCAGCCCCTTCGCGACCCAGGCGATGCCGGACACGGTGGAGTCGGCGAAGCCGAGCGGGCTGAGGAAGACCCCGGGCCAGGTGCGGCTGCCGTGCAGGGCGAGTGCACCCAGCAGCAGGGCGGCCAGGATCGCGAGCGTGGACGGCCAGGCGGAATCGCGCAGCGCGGGTACCGCCAGGAGCGCGAGACAGCCGATCACCCAGGCCAGCGTCCAGGGCCGGGCCCTACGACCGGCCACCCGGGCGGCGGTGTATGCGGCAACGGCGGCGGGCACCACCGCGAGCAGCAGACCGGGGCCCATGCCGTCGCCCAGGAGGATCGCGGCGGCGAGGCCGCCGACGAGGACGCAGGCCAAGGTCGCGGTCCGGACGGGGGCGGCGTCGGCGGGGCGCACCACCGTGGCCCAGGACGGCTTCGCGGGCGGATTCGGGGGCGGCGGCCCCCAGGGCCGCGGCTGCTGCTGGTGCCGGTGCGGCTGCCAGCCCGGCAGGACGGCGGGTGCGCCCGGCCGGGACCCGGCCGGGCCGGCGGGCGGATTGCCCTCCGGAGCCGGCTGCGCGGGCGAATCCCCTTTCGGGAGCTCCGCGTTGGCCGCCGCCTCGGGCCGAGCTTCGTCAGCCCCGCCGGTGTTCTCTGACATCGGGTCCCCTCCCCGGTCGGCCGCCCGGGCGTTCAGGTCGGGGCGGCGGTGTCGACAGGGTAGGCAGCCCGCCAGCAGTTTTGAACAGGATCAAAAGTATGCTGTGGCAGGACCGTGACAATCAGAAGGGGGCCTTCACCCCGGCCCGGAAGCCCGCGGCCACCTGCCGCCCGGCAGGGGCCACCCGCCGTGAGCGGCCCGCCGTGAGCCGCCCGACGTGAGCGGCCCGACACGAGCGCGTATCCGAGCGGCTACGCCGCCGTCTGCGGCAGCCAGGCCGGCAGCACTTCGGTGCGCGCCAGCCAGTCGGCCGGCAGCACCGCGTCCCCGCGCGCACCCAGCACCCCGCCCACGATCGCGCAGGTCGTGTCGACGTCCCCGCCCACCTGCGCAGTGGTCCAGAAGGCCCGCTCGTAGTCGTCCAGCGCCCGCGCCGCCGACCACAGGGCGAAGGGCACGGTGTCGTGGGCGCTGGTCCGCCGTCCGCAGCCCAGCACGGCGGCGACGGTGGTCGCGTCGCCGTAGTCCAGCATGTCCCGGGCGCGCCGCAGCCCGGCACCGACCGCGCTGCGCGGCACGAGGGCGATCACCCCGTCGAGCAGATCGGCAGCCTTCGGCGGGGCATCCGTACCGGCGGCCAGCGCGGCCGCCGCGGCGACGGCCATCGCCCCGCACACGGCCTCACGGTGCTGATGCGTCGTGTAGGCGGAGATCTCCGCCTGATGGGTCGCCTGCTCCGGGTCGTCGGCGTACCAGGCGCCCAGCGGAGCGATCCGCATGGCGGCGCCGTTCCCCCACGAACCCTGCCCGTTGAACAGTTCGGCGGCCAGCGTGCGCCAGTCCTCGCCCTCCCTCACCAGCCGAAGCATCCGGTTCACCGCCGGCCCGTAGCCGCGGTCGAAGTCGTGGTGGTGCGCGAAGGAACTCGCGAGCGCGTCCTGGTCGACCCGCCCGTGCGCGGCCAGCACGGCCACCACCGAGCAGGCCATCTCGGTGTCGTCGGTCCACTGCCACGTCTCCGTGCCGGAGGGCAGCTCGCGCCGCTTGAGCAGCGGGTAGTTCACGGGGACGAAGTACTGGGAGCCGAGGGCGTCACCCAGCGCCAGCCCGCGGAGGCTGGCCATGGCGCGTGCGTAGCGCCGTTCGGGAGTGGAGTCAGGCGTCATCGCGGGTCACTCTAGCCGTCCAGGTCATAAGGCTCCGGTGTGGTCCACCGCTCAAACGGGCGGTCCATCCGGTACCGGCCGTCGGGCCCCAGCAGGAGCATCCGGAAATCGCCGTTCCCCGGATTGGACAGGGCCTCGAATTCGGCCACCGACCAGTGGAACCAGCGCATGCAAAACAGCCGCATCGTCAGCCCGTGCGTCACCAGCAGCACGTTCTGGGGATGGTCGGGGGCCTCGAAGCTGCGGTAGAGGCTCTCCAGGAAGGACCCGACCCGGTCGTACACGTCCGCACCCGACTCGCCCTGCGCGAAGCGGTAGAAGAAGTGCCCGTACGCGTCCCGGTACGCCTTCTGGAGCCGTACGTCCTCCCGGTCCTGCCAGTTGCCCCAGTCCTGCTCGCGCAGCCTCGGCTCCTCCCGCACCCGGACCCGTGTGGGGTCGAGCCCGAGTTCCCGGAAGGTCTGCAGGGTCCGCCGGTAGGGGGAGACGTACGCGCTGATGGTCTCGTCACCGAAGATCTCGCGCAGCCGGACGCCGGCCACCGCGGCCTGCTCACGGCCCGTACGGGTGAGCCTCAGGGCGTGGTCGGGTTCCCTCTCGTACACCGTGTCGTCGGCGTTCCCCTCCGATTCCCCGTGCCGGACAAGGACGATGCGCCGTGGTCGAACCATCTCATGACCCTATTCGGCCACGGCCGGGCCGTCCGACCGGGCACGCCGGTCGGCCCGGCGCTCGTCATACGGTCACACCGTCCAGGACGGCTCGAGGTCGACGACATCACCGGTGAGGGCTTCGACATCGGCCTGGATCTGGGCACGCAGGGACAGCCTCTCCACCCGCTCCTGCCGGTACTTTCCGTGTTCGGCAGCGGCGTGCCACATGGAGAGCACCAGGAACTCCCGGCCGGGAGCCTCACCGAAGAGGCCTCGGACCATGCCGGGCGAGCCCGCCATGGCCGGATTCCACACCTTCTCCTGCATGAGGGCGAAGTGGTCGACCCGGCCCTCGCGGACCCGGGTGTGCGCCACCCGGACGACGTCGGCATCGGTGAAGCGCGGCTCGAAGCCGGTCTTCACGTCGAAGCGGTGGTCGAAGAGGGTGACCCGCAGATCGGTGTAGGTGCCGTGCTGCGCGGCGGCCAGCCTGTCGTGCGAGCGCGCCATAAAGGAGTCGTAGAAGGAACGGCTCTCCCAGAACGCGAAGACATGCGCCACCCCCTGCCGGCCCCTGCTCCAGCCGCCGCCCTGCCCCCGGAATCCCGGCTCGCCCGGCAGCCCCGCCCATTTTCGCTGCCCCCGCTCGAACCCGCGTCGGTCCGTCACCGTGCAGCGAATCCACTTGACCAGCACTGCGCCATCGTACGGGCCGGGCCCGGGCCTCGGTCAGTCCCCGGCGAAGTACATCCCCGACAGTTCCTCCGCATCCCCGACCAGGCACTCGATATCCGAACTCCTGGTCGAGCACGGTGTGCTCCACGGGACGGCTGTGCTGCGCGGGGTCGGGTCGCGCAGCAGGCACGGCCGGGGGCGGGTCGCCACCTGGTGCACTGCGGGCAACGCGGTGACGTCCGGCCGGGGTTCCCCCGCCGCCGCGGGATCCTCCGGAAGCCGGGCCCCAGCCGGAGGGGCGCGCACACGGCCGACGTGCGAAGGGGACCGGCCGATGGCCGGCCCCCTTCGTGGACCGCGGGCGGCTACGGGCGCGGACTACGTCCGGCGCCGCCTGCGGGCCGCCGCCGCGCCCGGTGTCAGCTGCAGCCGCTGGTGGAGCCGCAGCCCTCGCAGATGTAGCAGGAGCCGGCCCGCTGCATCTTCGTACCGCAGGAGAAGCAGAGCGGGGCGTCCGCCGAGACACCGAGCTGCATCTCGACCAGTTCGGCGCTGCTGTGGGCGGCCTTGCGCTCCGGGGCCGGGACGGCGACGGGGGCGGGCTTCGGGGCCGAGGGCACAGCGGCGAGCGGGGCCGACTGGGCCAGCGACTCGGTGTCCAGCTCCTCCTCCAGCGGCTCGTAGGAGCCGGTCTCCAGGTGGCGCTGGCGCTCGTCGGCCGTGTGGATGCCGAGCGCGGAGCGGGTTTCGAAGGGCAGGAAGTCCAGTGCCAGACGACGGAAGATGTAGTCGACGATCGACTGCGCCATCCGCACGTCCGGGTCGTCCGTCATGCCGGCCGGCTCGAAGCGCATGTTGGTGAACTTCGAGACGTAGGTCTCC
This window encodes:
- a CDS encoding ribonuclease HII; this translates as MPYEAPTHTVERSLRATTGAKVIAGVDEVGRGAWAGPVTVCAAITGLRRPPAGLTDSKLLTPKRRDALLDVLEAWVTAYALGHATPEEIDELGMTAALRLAAQRALGALPVRPDAVILDGKHDYLGPPWRVRTVIKGDQSCIAVAAASVIAKVRRDRMMAEIGEQGGGIEDFAFAANAGYPSPVHRAVLEERGPTPYHRLSWSYLDALPRWRHLKKVRRSEDSMELENGGQLGFDF
- a CDS encoding DUF4173 domain-containing protein; this encodes MSENTGGADEARPEAAANAELPKGDSPAQPAPEGNPPAGPAGSRPGAPAVLPGWQPHRHQQQPRPWGPPPPNPPAKPSWATVVRPADAAPVRTATLACVLVGGLAAAILLGDGMGPGLLLAVVPAAVAAYTAARVAGRRARPWTLAWVIGCLALLAVPALRDSAWPSTLAILAALLLGALALHGSRTWPGVFLSPLGFADSTVSGIAWVAKGLRSRGGIGKDRWLPVAKAAAVAVALLVLFGALFASADAAFADLLGGLIPDVSVEDGPIRLMLFVLGAVTAIAAARTAAAPLRWDRIRVAPGRPRSRVEWALPLVVLNLLFAGFNAVQLAVLFGGYDQVLESTGLTYAEYARQGFWQLLWATLLTLAVIALALRWAPRSGAGDRRTVRVVLGILCALTLVVVAAALRRMDLYVDAYGLTRLRVSVAAMELWLGLVIVLIMAAGLFGARWLPRAVAAGAAAAVMVFGLLSPDGMVAERNVARFETDQKIDLAYFQSLSADAVPALDRLPEPRRSCALRGINDDLSRAGDVPWYAMSLGEYRARQILRERPVTASYEVCSRLGAFGSRVEH
- a CDS encoding TetR/AcrR family transcriptional regulator, whose product is MVGSRWSSASPGRRRGPELERAILDAALEQLSTVGWNALTMEGVAAGAQTGKAALYRRWPSKVDLVADALRTGLPGIGEIPDSGSIREDLYLLCVRTREVMYSQAGQALWSVLHECDHATAERFHGVIWSGLQEPAQRLIRELVLRGIVRGDVRPDATGPFVVDVIPAMLMYRAKVCGSEWGDVDLAELIDEVMVPLLRV
- a CDS encoding histidine phosphatase family protein, which translates into the protein MVRPRRIVLVRHGESEGNADDTVYEREPDHALRLTRTGREQAAVAGVRLREIFGDETISAYVSPYRRTLQTFRELGLDPTRVRVREEPRLREQDWGNWQDREDVRLQKAYRDAYGHFFYRFAQGESGADVYDRVGSFLESLYRSFEAPDHPQNVLLVTHGLTMRLFCMRWFHWSVAEFEALSNPGNGDFRMLLLGPDGRYRMDRPFERWTTPEPYDLDG
- a CDS encoding YdbC family protein, whose product is MLVKWIRCTVTDRRGFERGQRKWAGLPGEPGFRGQGGGWSRGRQGVAHVFAFWESRSFYDSFMARSHDRLAAAQHGTYTDLRVTLFDHRFDVKTGFEPRFTDADVVRVAHTRVREGRVDHFALMQEKVWNPAMAGSPGMVRGLFGEAPGREFLVLSMWHAAAEHGKYRQERVERLSLRAQIQADVEALTGDVVDLEPSWTV
- a CDS encoding ADP-ribosylglycohydrolase family protein; its protein translation is MTPDSTPERRYARAMASLRGLALGDALGSQYFVPVNYPLLKRRELPSGTETWQWTDDTEMACSVVAVLAAHGRVDQDALASSFAHHHDFDRGYGPAVNRMLRLVREGEDWRTLAAELFNGQGSWGNGAAMRIAPLGAWYADDPEQATHQAEISAYTTHQHREAVCGAMAVAAAAALAAGTDAPPKAADLLDGVIALVPRSAVGAGLRRARDMLDYGDATTVAAVLGCGRRTSAHDTVPFALWSAARALDDYERAFWTTAQVGGDVDTTCAIVGGVLGARGDAVLPADWLARTEVLPAWLPQTAA
- a CDS encoding MFS transporter, encoding MTSSQLAAPRIPGAARREGRPGVALTVIAACQLMVVLDATIVNIALPHIQTALDFSTTGLSWVLSAYTLTFGGLLLLGGRAGDILGRRRVFLAGILLFTLASLLGGFAQEPWQLLAARALQGVGGAIASPTSLALITTTFPEGPERNRAFGVFAAVSAGGGAIGLLAGGMLTEWLDWRWVLFVNVPIGLLIAVLTPLYISESERHPGRFDIAGALTSTIGMASLVYGFIRASEEGWRDPLTLGSFAAALVLLTLFVVIESRAREPIIPLRMFADRNRTGTYVIMLGLAAAMFGMFFFIVQFVQNVLGFSPIRSGLGFLPVTIAIVTAAGLSQRFLPRFGPKPFMVIGSALTGTGLAWLTLLRTDSSYLSGVLGPMLLFGFGMGLNFVTLTLTAVSGVDPKEAGAASGLLNASQQVGGSLGLSILVTVFGTASREEAAKQVPAFLSQADPQAAAAFRETGRLPDPWGDLVLAQGISTSFMAAVAMAGLALATALLVIRVRKSDLEALAGTAAKAGPAA